Proteins co-encoded in one Dyella japonica A8 genomic window:
- a CDS encoding paraquat-inducible protein A, producing MTMPSQGIKPAIAPPTLWICEDCDTVYRRRTLARGEVARCVRCDAILARHHSLSVSGMLALVITAMIAFVQANVWPIVTLGLNGQLISTTLWGCIVMMWRDNAQVVSVIASLTLFFFPIIKMALLFWVLLYARRGRRAPGFRQVMVLLYRIGPWTMSEVFVLGSLVAVVKAHMYFDVLPNPGIFAYGVLMLIITAFSSIDVRRLWDLTEEAPA from the coding sequence ATGACCATGCCATCGCAAGGCATCAAACCCGCCATCGCTCCACCCACGCTGTGGATCTGCGAGGACTGTGACACTGTCTACCGGCGTCGCACGCTGGCCCGTGGCGAAGTGGCGCGCTGCGTGCGCTGCGATGCCATTCTTGCGCGTCACCACAGCCTGAGCGTGAGCGGCATGCTGGCGCTGGTGATCACGGCGATGATCGCCTTCGTGCAGGCCAACGTCTGGCCCATCGTGACGCTGGGGCTCAACGGTCAGCTGATCAGCACCACGCTGTGGGGCTGCATCGTGATGATGTGGCGTGACAACGCGCAGGTGGTTTCGGTGATTGCCTCGCTGACGCTGTTCTTCTTTCCGATCATCAAGATGGCGCTGCTGTTCTGGGTGCTGCTGTATGCCCGGCGCGGACGCCGGGCGCCCGGATTCCGCCAGGTGATGGTGCTGCTGTACCGGATCGGTCCGTGGACCATGAGTGAGGTGTTCGTGCTCGGCTCGCTGGTGGCCGTGGTCAAGGCGCACATGTATTTCGACGTGCTGCCCAACCCGGGCATCTTCGCGTACGGCGTGCTGATGCTGATCATCACCGCGTTCTCCAGCATCGATGTGCGCCGCCTGTGGGACCTCACCGAGGAGGCACCGGCATGA
- the lptE gene encoding LPS assembly lipoprotein LptE, with product MSRVVKASLLLMSLLSLAACGFHLRQNVALPPAMQRVHVVSGNLNMQRGLERALAASGVTVEDHGGADIAEFNVPVAAFTTETLSVSGAARVTEYTVRYHVEFDAHDGTGQPLVPHQRIDMQRNFSYDATNTIGTQAQVDAIQSALNDDMVQAILFRLQAAGRHPGQTAAAAAAQDVQPASSSSTH from the coding sequence ATGAGCCGTGTGGTCAAAGCTTCGCTGCTGTTGATGTCCCTCCTTTCACTGGCAGCGTGCGGGTTCCATCTGCGCCAGAACGTCGCCTTGCCGCCGGCCATGCAGCGTGTGCACGTGGTGAGCGGCAACCTCAACATGCAGCGCGGGCTGGAACGCGCCCTGGCTGCCTCGGGTGTCACGGTGGAAGATCACGGCGGCGCCGATATCGCCGAATTCAATGTGCCAGTGGCGGCATTCACCACGGAAACCCTGTCGGTGAGCGGCGCCGCGCGAGTCACCGAATACACCGTGCGTTACCACGTGGAATTCGACGCGCACGATGGCACCGGCCAGCCGCTGGTGCCGCACCAGCGCATCGACATGCAGCGCAACTTCAGCTACGACGCGACCAATACCATTGGTACGCAGGCACAGGTGGATGCCATCCAGTCCGCGCTCAACGACGACATGGTGCAGGCCATCCTGTTCCGACTGCAGGCCGCTGGCCGGCATCCGGGGCAGACGGCTGCCGCCGCGGCTGCGCAGGACGTGCAGCCGGCCTCGTCCAGCAGCACGCACTGA
- the trxA gene encoding thioredoxin, whose product MSATTADTHVFDVREDNFEAEVLQASLTTPILVDFWATWCGPCKTLGPMLEKLAGEFNGAFRLAKVDVDKSQQLAAMFGIRSVPTVMLVKDGQIVDGFAGALPEGQLREFLQRHVQPADGAANDADAVPESPEEAINRLQQAIAAEPDQPELKLDLALALMRAGHAEAAEAELTTLPANLATDARAVRLRSQLDLARALAGAPSLPELQQRVQADAGDWAARDLLGVRLLLEGDAAGGLDQFLAILEKAREWNDGQARKRLLAAFTTLDDAELVGRYRRRMASLVF is encoded by the coding sequence GTGAGTGCCACGACCGCCGATACGCATGTTTTCGACGTGCGCGAGGACAATTTCGAAGCCGAGGTGCTGCAGGCCTCGCTGACCACCCCCATCCTGGTGGATTTCTGGGCGACCTGGTGCGGTCCGTGCAAAACCCTGGGCCCCATGCTGGAAAAGCTCGCCGGCGAGTTCAACGGTGCCTTCCGGCTGGCCAAGGTGGACGTGGACAAGTCCCAGCAACTGGCGGCCATGTTCGGCATCCGCAGCGTCCCCACGGTGATGCTGGTGAAGGATGGACAGATCGTCGATGGCTTCGCGGGCGCCCTGCCCGAGGGCCAGCTGCGTGAGTTCCTGCAGCGCCACGTGCAGCCGGCGGACGGCGCCGCCAACGACGCCGACGCCGTGCCGGAATCGCCCGAAGAAGCCATCAACCGCCTGCAGCAGGCCATTGCCGCCGAGCCCGACCAGCCGGAGCTGAAGCTGGACCTTGCGCTGGCACTGATGCGCGCCGGCCACGCCGAAGCGGCCGAAGCCGAACTGACCACGCTGCCTGCCAACCTCGCCACCGATGCGCGCGCCGTGCGCCTGCGCAGCCAGCTCGACCTGGCCCGCGCGCTGGCGGGCGCCCCCTCGCTGCCGGAACTGCAGCAGCGCGTGCAGGCCGACGCCGGCGACTGGGCCGCCCGTGACCTGCTTGGCGTGCGCCTGTTGCTGGAAGGCGACGCCGCCGGTGGCCTGGATCAGTTCCTCGCCATCCTGGAAAAAGCGCGTGAATGGAATGACGGCCAGGCCAGGAAGCGCCTGCTGGCCGCCTTTACCACGCTGGACGATGCCGAACTGGTGGGCCGCTACCGTCGGCGCATGGCCTCGCTGGTGTTCTGA
- a CDS encoding alpha/beta hydrolase family protein, producing the protein MRKLLGRAVGCALYVLSGAVCAAAVPLADLARHVQYDNVKISSDGRYLAATAVVKGKPMLALVDLTKGTGVMMKPREGNQVIDLYWANGHRVLYTEGTKVSGFDRPVPTGEIFAVNGDGTGSELLFGYRAGDTARSTHLKKREPERASAMVIDTLRDDENHVLISVVPWDSGADGAFNEIFALDVRDGGKRKVATAPLRSARFITDHHGVVRFAAGVDSQAHGQVYYREGEGKSWRLLFQGSAENNVPVPLAFNRDDSRVYMACDVPGKAGALCPWDVATQLMQPPVWTNATADISGLVRSLDRQDIEGVQSMPGTPTTEGIVAGSDAMKVISSLSQALPGRSVEIVSSTDDGSKVVALASSDLDPGTFYLWDAATGKASQLLQRAPWVKPEQMASKRPVAFKARDGMSLHGYLSMPPGAEESKHLPTVIYVHGGPFGVRDDWEFDPYVQMLATRGYAVLQVNYRGSGGYGRAFEEAGYREWGGKMQDDVTDATHWAIQQGIAAPDRICIFGGSYGGYAALEGAIKEPDLYRCAIGYVGVYDLPMMFTDGDISDRRAGMSYLRTTLGTDQAELAGRSPLNQLDRLKARVMLIVGGEDERVPPVQGQNLHAALQKRGVAHEWLYKSGEAHGFYVEENITELFEQVTQFLDRSLQGAAAP; encoded by the coding sequence ATGAGGAAACTGCTTGGGCGCGCCGTGGGCTGCGCGCTTTATGTCTTGTCGGGTGCCGTCTGCGCCGCTGCCGTGCCACTGGCCGATCTGGCCCGTCACGTGCAGTACGACAACGTGAAAATTTCCAGCGACGGCCGCTATCTCGCCGCCACCGCGGTGGTCAAAGGCAAGCCGATGCTCGCCCTGGTCGACCTGACCAAGGGGACGGGCGTGATGATGAAGCCGCGCGAAGGCAACCAGGTCATCGACCTGTACTGGGCCAATGGCCATCGCGTGCTTTACACCGAGGGCACCAAGGTCTCGGGTTTCGACCGCCCTGTACCTACGGGCGAAATCTTCGCGGTGAATGGCGATGGCACCGGCTCGGAATTGTTGTTCGGCTATCGCGCGGGCGACACGGCGCGAAGCACTCACCTGAAGAAGCGCGAACCGGAGCGCGCCAGCGCCATGGTCATCGACACCCTGCGTGACGATGAGAACCACGTGCTGATCAGTGTGGTGCCGTGGGACAGCGGGGCGGATGGCGCCTTCAACGAGATCTTTGCCCTGGACGTGCGCGATGGCGGCAAGCGCAAGGTCGCCACGGCGCCGCTGCGCAGCGCCAGGTTCATCACGGACCATCATGGCGTCGTGCGGTTCGCGGCCGGCGTCGACAGCCAAGCCCATGGGCAGGTCTATTACCGGGAGGGCGAGGGTAAATCCTGGCGCCTGCTGTTCCAGGGCTCGGCTGAGAACAACGTGCCCGTCCCGCTGGCGTTCAACCGCGACGACAGCCGTGTCTACATGGCCTGCGATGTCCCCGGCAAGGCCGGTGCGCTATGCCCCTGGGACGTCGCCACCCAGCTCATGCAGCCGCCGGTGTGGACCAACGCGACCGCCGATATAAGCGGCCTGGTACGCAGCCTGGATCGCCAGGACATCGAGGGCGTGCAGTCCATGCCGGGCACGCCCACCACCGAGGGTATCGTGGCCGGCTCGGACGCGATGAAGGTGATCAGCAGCTTGTCCCAGGCGCTTCCCGGCCGCAGCGTGGAGATCGTGTCGAGCACGGACGACGGCAGCAAAGTCGTGGCGCTCGCATCGTCGGACCTGGACCCGGGCACGTTCTATCTGTGGGATGCCGCGACAGGCAAGGCGTCGCAACTGCTGCAGCGTGCGCCCTGGGTCAAGCCCGAACAGATGGCGTCCAAGCGGCCGGTGGCGTTCAAGGCCCGCGATGGCATGTCCCTGCACGGCTACCTCAGCATGCCGCCAGGGGCGGAGGAATCGAAGCACCTGCCGACGGTGATCTATGTCCACGGCGGGCCGTTCGGTGTTCGCGACGACTGGGAGTTCGACCCCTACGTGCAGATGCTTGCGACGCGCGGCTATGCCGTGTTGCAGGTGAACTACCGCGGCTCGGGCGGCTATGGGCGTGCCTTCGAGGAGGCCGGATACCGCGAGTGGGGTGGCAAGATGCAGGACGATGTGACGGATGCGACCCATTGGGCCATCCAGCAGGGCATCGCCGCACCCGACCGCATCTGCATCTTTGGCGGCAGTTATGGCGGGTATGCCGCGCTGGAAGGTGCGATCAAGGAACCGGATCTGTATCGCTGCGCCATCGGCTACGTGGGCGTTTACGACCTGCCGATGATGTTCACTGACGGTGATATTTCCGACCGTCGCGCCGGCATGAGTTATCTGCGCACGACGCTGGGCACCGACCAGGCCGAGTTGGCCGGGCGCTCTCCGCTCAATCAGCTGGACAGGCTCAAGGCCCGCGTGATGCTGATCGTGGGTGGCGAAGACGAGCGCGTGCCACCGGTACAGGGGCAAAACCTGCACGCCGCGCTGCAGAAGCGCGGCGTTGCGCACGAATGGCTGTACAAGTCAGGGGAGGCGCACGGCTTCTACGTCGAAGAGAACATCACCGAGCTGTTCGAGCAGGTGACGCAATTCCTTGATCGCAGCCTGCAAGGTGCCGCGGCACCCTGA
- a CDS encoding intermembrane transport protein PqiB: MTDDKKITGDLPEPVVRKPRINASLVWLVPVIAALVGLSLVIHAWSAAGPTISISFQSAEGLDPGKTVVKYKNVVIGKVSTVRLSEDRSHVVAKVALEKSARSFATADSRFWVVRPRIGLGGVSGIDTLLSGAFIGADVGQSQEPKDDFVGLETPPTVTHGAPGKTFDLHADDLGSLDIGSPIYFRRIQVGRVSSYHLNEDGKGVTLQIFIDAPNDKYVTTSSRFWNASGVDVSIGADGLKVNTQSLATVLAGGVAFQDPPGPHDATQAQENDAFTLFNDKGTAMAPPDGEPRYIRMRFNQSLRGLAVDAPVEFLGVPFGRVVSINLDFDEKTQTFPTIVGAVVYPDRLGKAHDKLVALAKARGDDEQMSQMMGRLVERGLRAQARSGNLLTGQLYIAMDFLPKAPKVEFDGRSKPLEIPTAPGDFDKIQQQIADIVGKLQKVPFDSIGNNLNDTLAELHKTLQQVNGSVLPEVKTTLQGAQKTLGNANNAFAPDSPLQQNLGGSLQELQRAARSLRVLTDYLGDHPDALLRGRRADDKPLQAPPPPPPQDAPSQGSKP, encoded by the coding sequence ATGACTGACGACAAGAAAATCACCGGAGATCTGCCCGAGCCCGTGGTGCGAAAGCCCCGCATCAACGCTTCGCTGGTGTGGCTGGTGCCCGTGATCGCGGCCCTGGTGGGCCTGTCGCTGGTGATCCACGCCTGGTCCGCGGCCGGCCCCACCATCAGCATCAGCTTTCAGAGCGCCGAGGGCCTGGACCCGGGCAAGACGGTGGTGAAGTACAAGAACGTGGTGATCGGCAAGGTGAGCACCGTGCGCCTGAGCGAGGACCGCTCGCACGTGGTGGCCAAGGTGGCCCTGGAAAAGAGCGCCAGGAGCTTCGCCACGGCCGACTCGCGTTTCTGGGTGGTGCGTCCGCGCATCGGCCTGGGCGGTGTGTCGGGCATCGATACGCTGCTGTCCGGCGCGTTCATCGGCGCCGACGTGGGCCAGTCGCAGGAGCCCAAGGACGACTTCGTTGGCCTGGAAACGCCGCCCACGGTGACCCACGGCGCGCCGGGCAAGACCTTTGACCTGCATGCCGACGACCTCGGCTCGCTCGATATCGGCTCGCCCATTTATTTCCGCCGCATCCAGGTGGGCCGGGTGTCCTCCTACCATCTCAACGAGGACGGCAAGGGCGTCACGCTGCAGATCTTCATCGACGCGCCGAACGACAAGTACGTCACCACTTCGTCGCGCTTCTGGAACGCCAGTGGCGTGGATGTGTCCATCGGTGCGGACGGCCTGAAGGTGAACACGCAGTCGCTTGCCACGGTGCTTGCCGGCGGCGTGGCCTTCCAGGATCCGCCGGGTCCGCACGACGCCACGCAGGCGCAGGAAAACGACGCCTTCACCCTGTTCAACGACAAGGGCACCGCCATGGCCCCGCCGGATGGCGAGCCGCGCTATATCCGCATGCGCTTCAACCAGTCGCTGCGCGGGCTGGCGGTGGATGCGCCGGTGGAGTTCCTGGGCGTGCCGTTCGGCCGCGTGGTCTCCATCAACCTCGATTTCGACGAGAAGACGCAGACTTTCCCGACCATTGTCGGCGCGGTGGTGTATCCGGACCGCCTCGGCAAGGCGCATGACAAGCTGGTGGCGCTGGCCAAGGCGCGCGGCGACGACGAGCAGATGTCGCAGATGATGGGCCGCCTGGTGGAGCGTGGCCTGCGTGCACAGGCACGCAGCGGCAACCTGCTGACGGGCCAGCTCTATATCGCCATGGATTTCCTGCCCAAGGCCCCGAAGGTCGAGTTCGACGGCCGCTCCAAGCCGCTGGAAATCCCGACGGCACCGGGTGATTTCGACAAGATCCAGCAGCAGATCGCCGATATCGTCGGCAAGCTGCAGAAGGTGCCGTTCGACAGTATCGGCAACAACCTCAACGATACGCTGGCCGAGCTGCACAAGACGCTGCAGCAGGTCAACGGCAGCGTGCTGCCCGAGGTAAAGACCACCCTGCAGGGCGCGCAGAAGACGCTGGGCAACGCCAACAACGCCTTCGCGCCGGATTCGCCGCTGCAGCAGAACCTGGGCGGTAGCCTGCAGGAGCTGCAACGCGCCGCGCGTTCGCTGCGCGTGCTTACCGATTACCTGGGCGATCACCCGGACGCGCTGCTGCGCGGCCGTCGCGCCGACGACAAGCCGTTGCAGGCACCGCCGCCGCCTCCGCCGCAGGATGCACCGTCACAAGGGAGCAAGCCATGA
- a CDS encoding PqiC family protein, whose amino-acid sequence MNRWGTLNLAIATLALVLGACGSVPPVRYYTLVPPAGGDAAGAPGARSFQFELLPVTVPAQVDQPQMVVREGGQGVAMLQGQRWIAPLGDEVRGALSADLTRDFRAQDVTGLPTGGQSTVRIKLDLRRFDSVPGSYAYIDAAWSVRPLKGGEPLACTSRISETVGEGYDALVQGHQQAIKRLAGQIGAVAGTVAAGQAARCPEG is encoded by the coding sequence ATGAACCGCTGGGGAACGCTGAACCTGGCCATCGCCACGCTGGCACTGGTATTGGGCGCCTGCGGTTCCGTGCCGCCCGTGCGCTACTACACCCTGGTGCCGCCGGCTGGCGGAGACGCGGCGGGGGCGCCTGGCGCCCGGTCGTTCCAGTTCGAACTGCTGCCGGTGACCGTGCCGGCCCAGGTCGACCAGCCGCAGATGGTGGTGCGCGAGGGCGGGCAGGGTGTGGCCATGCTGCAGGGCCAACGCTGGATTGCCCCGTTGGGTGACGAGGTGCGCGGCGCGCTGTCCGCCGACCTGACCCGGGATTTCCGCGCGCAGGACGTCACCGGGCTGCCTACAGGGGGCCAGTCCACCGTGCGCATCAAGCTCGACCTGCGCCGCTTCGACTCGGTGCCCGGCAGCTATGCCTATATCGACGCCGCCTGGAGCGTGCGCCCGCTGAAGGGCGGCGAGCCGCTGGCTTGCACCAGCCGCATCAGCGAAACGGTGGGCGAGGGGTATGACGCCCTTGTGCAGGGTCACCAGCAGGCGATCAAGCGGCTGGCCGGGCAGATTGGCGCCGTGGCCGGCACGGTCGCCGCCGGGCAGGCCGCCCGCTGCCCGGAGGGTTGA
- a CDS encoding paraquat-inducible protein A yields MSDAGNLPRAGDLGLIGCHVCRLVCRDVEAEDAACPRCGSPLHKRKSNSYMRTWALLIAAFIFYVPANVLPIMRTVSLGDVDDNTIMSGIIELWVKGSPDLAVIVFTASIIVPMLKFVALGLLLVSSQQGSRWALRQRSKLYRLVEFIGYWSMLDVFVVALLTALVQFGFFSQVEPLPGVVFFGLTVVITMIASMTFDPRLIWDGRDFDD; encoded by the coding sequence ATGAGCGATGCAGGCAACCTGCCGCGCGCCGGCGACCTGGGCCTGATCGGCTGCCACGTGTGCCGGCTGGTGTGCCGCGACGTGGAGGCGGAAGATGCCGCCTGTCCCCGCTGCGGTTCGCCGTTGCACAAGCGCAAGTCGAACAGTTACATGCGGACCTGGGCGTTGCTGATCGCGGCGTTCATCTTCTACGTGCCCGCGAACGTGCTGCCGATCATGCGCACGGTGAGCCTGGGCGACGTGGACGACAACACCATCATGAGCGGCATCATCGAGCTGTGGGTCAAGGGCTCGCCCGACCTGGCCGTGATCGTCTTCACCGCAAGCATCATCGTGCCCATGCTGAAGTTCGTGGCCCTGGGCCTGCTGCTGGTCAGTTCGCAGCAGGGCAGCCGCTGGGCATTGCGGCAGCGGTCCAAGCTCTACCGGCTGGTGGAATTCATCGGCTACTGGTCGATGCTGGACGTGTTCGTGGTGGCGCTGCTCACGGCGCTGGTGCAGTTTGGTTTCTTCAGCCAGGTGGAGCCCCTGCCTGGTGTAGTGTTCTTCGGCCTCACCGTGGTGATTACCATGATCGCTTCGATGACGTTCGATCCGCGACTGATCTGGGATGGCAGGGACTTCGATGACTGA
- the holA gene encoding DNA polymerase III subunit delta, translating into MPLNAAQWQKSLTADRLLPVYLLAGEELLVLEAADALRAQARKLGYAEREVLDVGNHFDWDDLARSAAGMSLFATRRLLDLRLPTGRPGTEGAKAINEFCANPPPDVTLLITATEWSSKHEGAWTKNLDAAGALVVFNAPRPNEWASWIGARLTSRGLSATPDAAALLAERVEGNLLAAAQEIDKLVVLHGQGKIDAQEMENLVADSARYDAFKLTDAAFAGEGGRALRILAGLHAEGEELIGLMGWLVNQLQLALRLANARDFAAQARAERLWPAREQLFRKALRRAPREHWLQCLARAARIDRMAKGREQGDAWLEAERLIAAIAEPRAAGALA; encoded by the coding sequence ATGCCGCTCAACGCCGCGCAATGGCAAAAATCACTGACGGCCGATCGCCTGCTGCCGGTGTACCTGCTGGCGGGTGAAGAGCTGCTGGTGCTGGAGGCGGCCGACGCCTTGCGCGCCCAGGCGCGCAAGCTGGGTTATGCCGAGCGCGAGGTGCTGGACGTCGGCAACCATTTCGACTGGGACGACCTTGCGCGCTCCGCCGCGGGCATGTCGCTGTTCGCCACGCGCCGTCTGCTGGACCTGCGCCTGCCGACGGGCCGCCCCGGTACTGAAGGCGCCAAGGCCATCAACGAGTTCTGCGCCAACCCGCCGCCGGACGTGACCTTGCTGATCACTGCGACCGAGTGGAGCAGCAAGCACGAAGGCGCCTGGACCAAGAACCTCGATGCCGCCGGCGCGCTGGTGGTATTCAATGCGCCGCGTCCGAACGAATGGGCGTCGTGGATCGGCGCGCGGCTGACGTCGCGTGGCCTGTCGGCCACGCCCGATGCGGCGGCCCTGCTGGCCGAACGTGTCGAGGGCAACCTGCTGGCTGCCGCGCAGGAGATCGACAAGCTGGTCGTGCTGCATGGCCAGGGCAAGATCGACGCGCAGGAGATGGAAAACCTCGTCGCCGACAGCGCGCGCTACGACGCTTTCAAGCTCACCGATGCGGCTTTCGCAGGTGAGGGCGGACGCGCGCTGCGCATCCTCGCCGGCCTGCATGCGGAGGGCGAGGAACTGATCGGGTTGATGGGCTGGCTGGTGAACCAGCTGCAGCTTGCGCTGCGCCTGGCCAATGCGCGCGACTTCGCCGCACAGGCCCGGGCGGAACGCCTGTGGCCCGCGCGCGAGCAGCTGTTCCGCAAGGCGCTGCGGCGCGCACCGCGCGAACACTGGCTGCAATGCCTGGCGCGTGCGGCGCGCATCGATCGCATGGCGAAAGG
- the leuS gene encoding leucine--tRNA ligase produces MQDIQEQGNQDQANEHGYQPQAVETAAQTYWRDQRAYEVKEDASRPKFYCLSMLPYPSGALHMGHVRNYTIGDVISRYQRMQGKNVLQPMGWDAFGLPAENAAIKNKTAPAKWTYQNIEHMRGQLQRMGFAYDWTREFATCRPDYYRWEQLMFTRLMKKGMAYRKNAVVNWDPVDQTVLANEQVVDGRGWRSGALVEKREIPQWFLKITDYAQELLDGLDTLPGWPDAVKTMQRNWIGRSEGLEIHFAVEGESEPLTVFTTRPDTLMGATFVSIAGEHPLAIKAAQNNPKLAAFLEELKHGGVSEAELETQEKRGMDTGIEAVHPLTGEKIPVFVANFVLWGYGTGAVMAVPGHDQRDWEFAKKYSLPIKMVVVDRAVLDAVAEINHDLSKGVGADPIRAALGGGSVDVYEASSAVEMIEAFERSIQEDSAFTERGYLVNSGEFDGMDYSQVFEAMAARFEREGTGVRRVNWRLRDWGVSRQRYWGCPIPVIYCPTCDAVPVPEDQLPVVLPEDVAFSGVQSPIKADPEWRRTTCPQCGGPAERETDTFDTFMESSWYYARYTSPGANDQVDGRANYWLPVDQYIGGIEHAILHLLYFRFYHKLMRDAGLVKADEPATNLLCQGMVIAETFYRDNADGSKDWINPADVEIERDDKARVIGARSKSDGQPVKIGGTEKMSKSKNNGIDPQAMVDKYGADTVRLFSMFAAPPEQSLEWSEAGVEGMARFLRRFWREVTTHASQPDHPVVDPSTLDAGQKTLRRQVHETIQKVSDDLGRRHSFNTAIAALMELLNALNKFNDMSEQGRAVRHEALEAMVLLLNPVVPHVSHALWQVLGHPESVLEDQPWPQVDSAALVRDSLTLAVQVNGKLRGTIEVAANASKEEAEALALAQPNVAAFLEGQTVRKVIVVPGKIVNIVAG; encoded by the coding sequence ATGCAGGACATTCAGGAACAAGGCAACCAGGACCAGGCCAACGAGCACGGCTACCAGCCGCAGGCGGTGGAAACCGCCGCTCAGACTTACTGGCGCGACCAGCGCGCCTACGAGGTGAAGGAAGACGCCTCGCGGCCCAAGTTCTACTGCCTTTCCATGCTCCCGTATCCCTCGGGCGCCCTGCACATGGGCCACGTGCGCAACTACACCATCGGCGACGTGATCAGCCGCTACCAGCGCATGCAGGGCAAGAACGTGCTGCAGCCGATGGGCTGGGACGCGTTCGGCCTGCCTGCCGAAAACGCCGCGATCAAGAACAAGACCGCGCCGGCCAAGTGGACCTACCAGAACATCGAGCACATGCGCGGGCAGCTGCAGCGCATGGGTTTTGCGTACGACTGGACCCGCGAATTCGCGACTTGCCGCCCGGACTACTACCGCTGGGAACAGTTGATGTTCACGCGGTTGATGAAGAAGGGCATGGCCTACCGCAAGAACGCGGTGGTGAACTGGGATCCGGTGGACCAGACCGTGCTCGCCAACGAGCAGGTGGTCGACGGCCGCGGCTGGCGCTCCGGCGCACTCGTTGAAAAGCGCGAGATTCCGCAGTGGTTCCTCAAGATCACCGACTACGCGCAGGAACTGCTCGACGGCCTGGACACGCTGCCCGGCTGGCCGGACGCGGTGAAGACCATGCAGCGCAACTGGATCGGCCGCTCCGAGGGCCTGGAGATCCACTTCGCGGTGGAAGGCGAGAGCGAGCCGCTCACCGTCTTCACCACGCGCCCCGATACGCTGATGGGCGCCACTTTCGTATCCATCGCGGGTGAGCATCCGCTGGCCATCAAGGCTGCGCAGAACAACCCGAAGCTGGCTGCCTTCCTGGAAGAGCTCAAGCACGGCGGCGTGTCCGAAGCCGAGCTGGAGACGCAGGAGAAGCGCGGCATGGATACCGGCATCGAAGCCGTCCATCCGCTGACCGGCGAGAAGATCCCGGTGTTCGTCGCCAATTTCGTGCTGTGGGGCTATGGCACCGGCGCGGTGATGGCCGTGCCCGGCCACGACCAGCGCGACTGGGAGTTCGCCAAGAAATACAGCCTGCCGATCAAGATGGTGGTGGTGGATCGCGCCGTGCTCGACGCGGTGGCCGAGATCAACCACGACCTGTCCAAGGGCGTCGGTGCCGATCCCATTCGCGCCGCGCTGGGTGGCGGCAGTGTCGATGTTTACGAGGCATCGTCCGCCGTCGAAATGATCGAGGCCTTCGAACGCAGCATCCAGGAGGACAGCGCTTTCACCGAGCGCGGCTACCTGGTGAACTCGGGCGAATTCGACGGCATGGATTACAGCCAGGTCTTCGAAGCCATGGCCGCGCGCTTCGAGCGCGAGGGCACTGGCGTGCGCCGCGTGAACTGGCGCCTGCGCGACTGGGGCGTGAGCCGCCAGCGCTACTGGGGTTGCCCGATCCCGGTCATCTACTGCCCGACCTGCGACGCGGTGCCGGTGCCGGAAGACCAGCTGCCGGTGGTACTGCCTGAAGATGTCGCCTTCTCCGGCGTGCAGTCGCCGATCAAGGCCGACCCGGAGTGGCGCAGGACCACCTGCCCGCAGTGCGGTGGCCCGGCCGAGCGCGAAACCGACACCTTCGATACCTTCATGGAGTCGAGCTGGTACTACGCGCGCTACACCAGTCCGGGTGCCAACGATCAGGTCGATGGCCGCGCCAATTACTGGCTGCCGGTGGATCAGTACATCGGTGGCATCGAGCACGCCATCCTGCATCTGCTTTACTTCCGCTTCTATCACAAGCTGATGCGCGACGCGGGGCTGGTAAAGGCCGATGAGCCGGCCACCAACCTGCTGTGCCAGGGCATGGTGATCGCCGAGACGTTCTACCGCGACAACGCCGACGGCTCGAAGGACTGGATCAACCCGGCCGACGTGGAGATCGAGCGCGACGACAAGGCGCGCGTGATCGGTGCGCGTTCGAAGTCGGACGGCCAGCCGGTGAAGATCGGCGGCACCGAGAAGATGTCCAAGTCCAAGAACAACGGCATCGATCCCCAAGCCATGGTGGACAAGTACGGCGCCGACACGGTGCGCCTGTTCTCCATGTTCGCCGCGCCGCCGGAGCAGTCGCTGGAATGGAGCGAGGCTGGCGTGGAAGGCATGGCCCGCTTCCTGCGCCGCTTCTGGCGCGAGGTGACCACGCACGCGTCGCAGCCGGATCACCCGGTGGTCGATCCGTCCACGCTGGACGCTGGCCAGAAGACGCTGCGCCGCCAGGTGCACGAGACCATCCAGAAGGTCAGCGATGACCTGGGTCGCCGTCACTCCTTCAACACGGCCATCGCCGCGCTGATGGAACTGCTCAACGCACTGAACAAGTTCAACGACATGAGCGAGCAGGGCCGCGCCGTGCGCCACGAGGCGCTGGAGGCGATGGTGCTGCTGCTCAACCCGGTGGTGCCGCATGTCAGCCACGCGTTGTGGCAGGTGCTGGGCCACCCCGAATCGGTACTGGAAGACCAGCCGTGGCCGCAGGTGGACAGCGCCGCGCTGGTGCGCGACTCGCTGACGCTCGCGGTTCAGGTCAACGGCAAGTTGCGCGGTACCATCGAGGTCGCCGCCAACGCGTCGAAGGAAGAGGCCGAGGCGCTGGCGCTGGCGCAGCCGAACGTCGCGGCCTTCCTGGAAGGGCAAACCGTGCGCAAGGTGATCGTGGTGCCGGGCAAGATCGTCAACATCGTCGCAGGATGA